The following coding sequences lie in one Arthrobacter sp. SLBN-122 genomic window:
- the rplJ gene encoding 50S ribosomal protein L10: MATPTKVSAVAEITNDFKESNAAVLTEYRGLTVAQLKQLRVSLGQDTKFAVVKNTLTAIAAKEAGVEAFDGQLAGPTAIAFIKGDAVAAAKSLTDFAKANKQLVIKTGYFEGKALDATEVAALAALESRELQLAKVAGVLKAPAAAAARIIDALRLKLEEENGAPAAAEAPAAEEAPAAEAEAAAEAPAAEEN, translated from the coding sequence ATGGCAACGCCTACCAAGGTTTCAGCAGTAGCTGAGATCACTAACGATTTCAAGGAATCGAACGCCGCTGTCCTGACCGAATACCGCGGGCTCACCGTTGCACAGCTCAAGCAGCTGCGTGTTTCTCTCGGCCAGGACACCAAGTTCGCGGTCGTCAAGAACACCCTGACCGCCATTGCAGCCAAGGAAGCCGGCGTCGAAGCATTCGACGGCCAGCTTGCCGGCCCCACTGCAATCGCGTTCATCAAGGGTGACGCAGTTGCCGCTGCCAAGAGCCTGACGGATTTTGCCAAGGCCAACAAGCAGCTGGTCATCAAGACCGGTTACTTCGAGGGCAAGGCGCTGGACGCCACCGAGGTTGCCGCACTGGCTGCCCTCGAGTCCCGTGAGCTGCAGCTCGCCAAGGTTGCAGGTGTCCTCAAGGCACCCGCCGCCGCAGCTGCACGCATCATCGACGCACTGCGCCTCAAGCTTGAAGAAGAGAACGGTGCACCGGCAGCTGCCGAAGCGCCCGCCGCTGAAGAAGCCCCTGCCGCTGAAGCTGAAGCTGCCGCTGAAGCTCCCGCTGCCGAAGAGAACTGA
- a CDS encoding acetyl-CoA C-acetyltransferase, giving the protein MANSPDSNDVVILGAARTPQGRINGQLSSLTAVDLGAHAIRAALESSGVDAGDVEAVIMGQVLQAGAGQNPARQSAVGAGIGWNVPSVTVNKVCLSGLTAVIDAARMIRAGEAAVVVAGGQESMSRAPHLLPGSRQGWTYGSIQALDAAAHDGLTDAFDGQSMGLSTETRNLTLGIDRTSQDNVAAQSHQRAALAAKNGTFDGEIAPISVKQRKGEPLVVDTDEGVRPNTSVESLAGLRAAFVTDGTITAGNSSPLSDGAAALVLASRGYAEEHGLEFLAVVGKPGQVAGPDNSLHSQPSNAITNALGKAGWSTADLDFIEINEAFGSVAVQSLKDLDYPLEKCNIHGGAIALGHPIGASGARLAAHAAHELKRRGTGKAAVSLCGGGGQGEALLLYRD; this is encoded by the coding sequence ATGGCCAACTCTCCTGACAGCAATGACGTTGTCATCCTTGGGGCAGCGCGGACTCCGCAGGGCCGGATCAACGGCCAACTGTCCAGCCTTACAGCGGTGGACCTCGGCGCCCACGCCATCAGGGCCGCCCTGGAATCAAGCGGCGTGGACGCCGGTGATGTGGAGGCCGTGATCATGGGCCAGGTGCTGCAGGCAGGAGCGGGGCAGAATCCCGCGCGGCAGAGTGCCGTCGGCGCCGGCATCGGATGGAACGTTCCCTCGGTGACGGTCAACAAGGTGTGCCTGTCCGGCCTGACCGCGGTGATCGACGCGGCGAGGATGATCCGCGCCGGCGAGGCCGCCGTAGTGGTGGCAGGCGGCCAGGAATCGATGAGCCGGGCGCCGCACCTGCTCCCGGGTTCCCGCCAGGGGTGGACGTACGGCTCGATCCAGGCCCTGGATGCTGCCGCGCATGACGGGCTGACCGACGCCTTTGACGGGCAATCGATGGGCCTGTCCACCGAGACCCGCAACCTCACCCTGGGCATCGACCGCACCTCCCAGGACAACGTGGCCGCGCAGTCCCACCAGCGGGCGGCGCTGGCGGCAAAGAACGGAACGTTCGACGGCGAGATCGCACCAATCAGCGTCAAGCAGCGTAAGGGTGAGCCCCTGGTGGTGGACACCGACGAAGGCGTGCGCCCCAACACCTCGGTTGAGTCGCTGGCCGGCCTGCGGGCAGCGTTCGTGACCGACGGCACCATCACCGCCGGCAACTCCTCACCCTTGTCTGACGGCGCAGCCGCCCTGGTACTCGCATCCCGCGGCTACGCGGAGGAACACGGGCTGGAGTTCCTGGCCGTGGTGGGAAAGCCCGGGCAGGTGGCCGGCCCCGACAACTCCCTGCATTCCCAGCCGTCAAACGCCATCACGAACGCCCTGGGCAAGGCCGGGTGGAGCACTGCAGACCTCGATTTCATCGAGATCAACGAGGCGTTCGGCTCCGTGGCCGTGCAGTCCCTCAAGGACCTGGACTACCCCCTGGAGAAGTGCAACATCCACGGCGGTGCCATCGCCCTGGGGCACCCTATCGGGGCATCGGGGGCACGGCTTGCGGCCCATGCCGCCCATGAGCTGAAACGGCGCGGAACGGGCAAGGCCGCGGTGTCCCTCTGCGGCGGGGGCGGGCAGGGCGAAGCCCTCCTGCTGTACCGCGACTGA
- the rpoB gene encoding DNA-directed RNA polymerase subunit beta, with protein sequence MVASSTSNNETANTADSTDGATRRLSFAKIHEPLDVPNLLALQTDSFDWLVGNERWQARVAKAVEENDLSVATTSGLSDIFEEISPIEDFQGTMSLSFSDPEFADPKYTMAECKDRDATYSAPLYVKAEFMNNNTGEIKQQTVFMGDFPLMTEKGTFVVNGTERVVVSQLVRSPGAYFERAADKTSDKDIFTAKIIPSRGAWFELEIDKRDQVGVRLDRKRKQSVTVLLKALGWTEGQILEEFGQYDSMRATLEKDATETREDALLDIYRKLRPGEPPTVEAAQSLLDNLYFNSKRYDLAKVGRYKINRKLGIDRSLGDKEASVLHVEDIVAMIKFLVALHAGEKTIKGTRDGQEVDLRVEIDDIDHFGNRRIRAVGELIENQVRTGLSRMERVVRERMTTQDVEAITPQTLINIRPVVAAIKEFFGTSQLSQFMDQNNPLSGLTHKRRLSALGPGGLSRDRAGMEVRDVHPSHYGRMCPIETPEGPNIGLIGSLASYGRINPFGFIETPYRLVKNGVVSDDVQYLTADDEAEVLIAQANAPLDENNKFAEDTVLVRARGGGGEPVLVPAEDVEFMDVSPRQMVSVATALIPFLEHDDANRALMGANMQRQAVPLVRSEAPFVGTGMERAAAVDAGDVVIAKKAGVVTEVSAELVIMLNDDGTETNYRINKFARSNQGNCYNHRVLVNEGQRLEVGGIIADGPATDQGELALGKNLLVAFMSWEGHNFEDAIILSQRIVAEDVLSSIHIEEHEIDARDTKLGAEEITRDIPNVSEEVLAGLDERGIIHIGAEVEAGDILVGKVTPKGETELTPEERLLRAIFGEKSREVRDTSLKVPHGESGTVIGVRVFDRDNDDELPPGVNQLVRVYVAAKRKITDGDKLAGRHGNKGVISKILPVEDMPFLADGTPVDIVLNPLGVPGRMNVGQVLETHLGWVAKTGWKIEGEPEWVKQLPNLPRESGPTTVATPVFDGAREEEITGLLDSTNVTRDGDRLINSSGKTRLFDGRSGEPFPDPISVGYMYILKLHHLVDDKIHARSTGPYSMITQQPLGGKAQFGGQRFGEMEVWALEAYGAAYTLQELLTIKSDDIHGRVKVYEAIVKGENIPEPGVPESFKVLIKEMQSLCLNVEVLSTDGTTIEMRDSDDAVFTAAEELGIDLSRAEPSSVEEV encoded by the coding sequence TTGGTCGCCTCGAGCACCTCTAATAACGAAACCGCTAACACTGCCGACAGCACTGATGGTGCCACTCGCCGGCTCTCATTCGCAAAGATTCACGAACCTCTTGACGTTCCGAATCTGCTTGCCCTGCAGACGGACAGCTTTGACTGGCTGGTCGGCAACGAGCGCTGGCAGGCACGCGTGGCAAAGGCTGTCGAAGAAAACGATCTCAGCGTCGCCACTACGTCCGGCCTGTCGGACATCTTCGAAGAGATCTCCCCGATCGAGGATTTCCAGGGCACCATGTCCCTGAGCTTCTCCGATCCGGAGTTCGCTGACCCCAAGTACACCATGGCCGAGTGCAAGGACCGGGACGCAACGTACTCGGCTCCCCTGTACGTCAAGGCCGAGTTCATGAACAACAACACGGGCGAAATCAAGCAGCAGACCGTGTTCATGGGTGACTTCCCGCTGATGACCGAGAAGGGCACCTTCGTCGTCAACGGCACCGAGCGTGTCGTCGTCTCCCAGCTGGTCCGTTCCCCGGGCGCCTACTTCGAGCGCGCCGCGGACAAGACCAGCGACAAGGACATCTTCACCGCGAAGATCATCCCGTCCCGCGGTGCGTGGTTCGAGCTCGAGATCGACAAGCGTGACCAGGTCGGTGTCCGCCTCGACCGCAAGCGCAAGCAGTCCGTCACCGTGCTGCTGAAGGCCCTCGGCTGGACCGAAGGCCAGATCCTCGAAGAGTTCGGCCAGTACGACTCCATGCGGGCAACCCTGGAGAAGGACGCCACCGAGACCCGCGAAGACGCCCTGCTGGACATCTATCGCAAGCTGCGTCCGGGCGAGCCGCCCACCGTCGAGGCTGCCCAGTCCCTGCTGGACAACCTGTACTTCAACTCCAAGCGCTACGATCTGGCCAAGGTTGGCCGCTACAAGATCAACCGCAAGCTGGGCATCGACCGCTCCCTTGGCGACAAGGAAGCCTCTGTCCTGCACGTTGAAGACATCGTGGCCATGATCAAGTTCCTCGTCGCGCTGCACGCCGGCGAGAAGACCATCAAGGGCACCCGCGATGGCCAGGAAGTGGACCTGCGCGTCGAGATCGACGACATCGACCACTTCGGCAACCGCCGCATCCGCGCCGTCGGCGAGCTCATCGAGAACCAGGTCCGCACCGGCCTGTCCCGCATGGAGCGCGTTGTCCGCGAGCGTATGACCACCCAGGACGTCGAGGCCATCACGCCGCAGACCCTGATCAACATCCGCCCCGTGGTTGCTGCCATCAAGGAGTTCTTCGGAACCTCCCAGCTGTCGCAGTTCATGGACCAGAACAACCCGCTCTCGGGCCTGACCCACAAGCGCCGCCTGTCGGCCCTTGGCCCCGGTGGTCTGTCCCGTGACCGCGCCGGCATGGAAGTCCGTGACGTGCACCCGTCCCACTACGGACGTATGTGCCCCATCGAAACCCCTGAAGGCCCCAACATTGGCCTGATCGGTTCGCTGGCATCCTACGGACGCATCAACCCGTTCGGCTTCATCGAGACCCCGTACCGCCTGGTCAAGAACGGTGTCGTGTCCGACGACGTCCAGTACCTGACGGCAGACGACGAGGCCGAGGTGCTGATCGCCCAGGCCAACGCGCCGCTGGACGAGAACAACAAGTTCGCTGAAGATACCGTCCTGGTGCGTGCACGTGGTGGTGGAGGCGAGCCCGTCCTGGTTCCCGCCGAGGACGTTGAGTTCATGGACGTCTCCCCGCGCCAGATGGTGTCCGTGGCTACCGCCCTGATCCCGTTCCTGGAGCACGACGACGCCAACCGCGCACTCATGGGTGCCAACATGCAGCGCCAGGCTGTGCCGCTGGTCCGTTCCGAGGCTCCGTTCGTGGGCACCGGCATGGAGCGCGCCGCCGCCGTCGACGCCGGTGACGTTGTCATCGCCAAGAAGGCCGGTGTGGTCACCGAGGTTTCCGCCGAGCTCGTCATCATGCTCAACGACGACGGCACCGAGACCAACTACCGCATCAATAAGTTCGCCCGCTCCAACCAGGGCAACTGCTACAACCACCGCGTCCTGGTGAACGAAGGCCAGCGCCTGGAAGTTGGCGGCATCATCGCCGACGGCCCGGCAACTGACCAGGGTGAACTCGCACTGGGCAAGAACCTGCTCGTGGCATTCATGTCATGGGAAGGCCACAACTTCGAGGACGCCATCATCCTCTCGCAGCGCATCGTTGCCGAGGACGTCCTTTCCTCCATCCACATCGAGGAGCACGAGATCGATGCCCGCGACACCAAGCTTGGTGCCGAGGAAATCACCCGTGACATCCCCAACGTGTCCGAGGAAGTCCTGGCCGGCCTGGACGAGCGCGGCATCATCCACATCGGTGCCGAGGTCGAAGCAGGGGACATCCTGGTTGGAAAGGTCACCCCGAAGGGCGAAACCGAACTGACCCCGGAAGAGCGCCTGCTGCGCGCCATCTTCGGCGAGAAGTCCCGCGAAGTCCGCGACACCTCCCTGAAGGTGCCCCACGGCGAGTCCGGCACCGTCATCGGCGTGCGCGTCTTCGACCGCGACAACGATGACGAGCTGCCCCCGGGCGTGAACCAGCTGGTCCGCGTCTACGTGGCCGCCAAGCGCAAGATCACCGACGGCGACAAGCTCGCCGGCCGCCACGGCAACAAGGGTGTTATCTCCAAGATCCTCCCCGTTGAGGACATGCCCTTCCTTGCCGACGGCACCCCCGTTGACATCGTCCTGAACCCGCTGGGTGTTCCGGGCCGTATGAACGTGGGCCAGGTGCTCGAAACCCACCTTGGCTGGGTTGCCAAGACCGGTTGGAAGATCGAAGGCGAGCCCGAGTGGGTCAAGCAGCTGCCGAACCTGCCGCGCGAGAGTGGTCCCACCACTGTTGCAACGCCGGTGTTCGACGGTGCCCGCGAAGAGGAAATCACGGGCCTGCTGGACTCCACCAACGTGACCCGCGACGGTGACCGCCTGATCAACTCCTCCGGCAAGACCCGCCTGTTTGACGGCCGCTCCGGCGAGCCGTTCCCGGATCCGATCTCGGTCGGCTACATGTACATCCTGAAGCTCCACCACCTGGTGGACGACAAGATCCACGCGCGCTCCACCGGCCCGTACTCCATGATCACGCAGCAGCCGCTGGGTGGTAAGGCACAGTTCGGTGGCCAGCGCTTCGGTGAAATGGAAGTGTGGGCGCTCGAAGCTTACGGCGCCGCCTACACGCTCCAGGAACTCCTCACGATCAAGTCGGATGACATCCATGGCCGCGTGAAGGTCTACGAAGCGATCGTTAAGGGCGAGAACATCCCCGAACCGGGCGTTCCCGAATCCTTCAAGGTCTTGATCAAGGAAATGCAGTCGCTGTGCCTGAACGTGGAAGTTCTTTCCACGGACGGAACCACAATTGAAATGCGTGACTCTGATGACGCAGTCTTCACGGCTGCGGAGGAACTGGGCATCGATCTGTCTCGCGCAGAGCCCAGCTCCGTAGAAGAGGTTTAG
- a CDS encoding aminoacyl-tRNA deacylase codes for MAGPTPNGTDGVGRERFLADAAARGLQVDVVERPAAKSLEEAAGILGISPADIVKSLVVKHKDGTFLFALIPGDRQISWPKLRALVGVNKLSLPPADTALEATGYERGTITPLGSTTSWPVYADATITGRRISMGAGAHGYSAFVDADALTAALDAVMADISDPL; via the coding sequence ATGGCGGGCCCAACTCCAAACGGGACGGACGGCGTCGGACGGGAACGCTTCCTGGCCGACGCCGCCGCCCGGGGCCTGCAGGTTGACGTGGTGGAGCGCCCCGCTGCCAAAAGCCTCGAAGAGGCCGCAGGCATCCTGGGCATCAGCCCGGCGGACATCGTCAAGTCCCTGGTGGTCAAGCACAAGGACGGCACCTTCCTGTTCGCCCTGATCCCTGGCGACCGGCAGATCTCCTGGCCCAAGCTCCGGGCCCTGGTGGGAGTCAACAAGCTGTCCCTCCCGCCCGCCGACACCGCACTGGAGGCTACCGGTTACGAACGGGGCACCATCACCCCGCTGGGGAGCACTACCTCCTGGCCGGTTTATGCCGACGCCACGATCACCGGACGCCGGATCTCCATGGGAGCCGGTGCCCACGGTTACAGCGCCTTCGTCGACGCCGACGCCCTGACCGCAGCCCTGGATGCCGTAATGGCGGACATCAGCGATCCCCTGTAA
- the rplL gene encoding 50S ribosomal protein L7/L12: MAKLSNEELIEAFKELTIIELSEFVKLFEETFEVTAAAVAVAGPAGAAAEEVEEKTDFDVVLEAAGDKKIAVIKEVRAITSLGLKEAKDLVDGAPKAVLEGATKEAAEKAKEQLEAAGATVTLK; encoded by the coding sequence ATGGCGAAGCTCAGCAACGAAGAGCTCATTGAAGCTTTCAAGGAACTGACCATCATCGAGCTCTCCGAGTTCGTCAAGCTCTTCGAAGAGACCTTCGAAGTTACCGCCGCTGCCGTTGCAGTTGCTGGCCCTGCCGGCGCTGCTGCTGAAGAGGTTGAAGAGAAGACTGACTTCGACGTCGTCCTCGAAGCTGCCGGTGACAAGAAGATCGCAGTCATCAAGGAAGTTCGCGCCATCACCTCCCTCGGCCTCAAGGAAGCCAAGGACCTGGTTGACGGTGCCCCCAAGGCTGTCCTCGAAGGCGCCACCAAGGAAGCTGCCGAGAAGGCCAAGGAGCAGCTCGAGGCTGCAGGCGCCACCGTTACCCTCAAGTAA
- a CDS encoding DNA-directed RNA polymerase subunit beta' — MSSESSFGLMQIGLATAEDIRGWSYGEVKKPETINYRTLKPEKDGLFCEKIFGPSRDWECYCGKYKRVRFKGIICERCGVEVTRAKVRRERMGHIELAAPVTHIWYFKGVPSRLGYLLDLAPKDLEKVIYFAAYMITSVDEAARHEELPNLQVEHDIEKKQLIDNRDGDIAAIARDLEGEIARLEGEGAKAADKKKARDSADRQMANVRKRADADIERLEQVWDRFKNLKVADLEGDEGLYRELRDRYGMYFEGSMGAEAIKKRLENFDMQAESDLLRDIIANGKGQRKTRALKRLKVVNAFLTTNNSPLGMVLDAVPVIPPELRPMVQLDGGRFATSDLNDLYRRVINRNNRLKRLLDLGAPEIIVNNEKRMLQEAVDSLFDNGRRGRPVTGPGNRPLKSLSDMLKGKQGRFRQNLLGKRVDYSGRSVIVVGPQLKLHQCGLPKQMALELFKPFVMKRLVDLNHAQNIKSAKRMVERYRPQVWDVLEEIITEHPVLLNRAPTLHRLGIQAFEPQLVEGKAIQLHPLVCGAFNADFDGDQMAVHLPLSPEAQAEARILMLSSNNILKPSDGRPVTLPSQDMIIGLYHLTTKRVGSAGEGRIFGSVSEAIMAFDARELHLNSQVKIRLEGFVPYAGWEAPEGWEPGQPALVQTSLGQVLFNETLPEDYPWVEAVADKGELSRIVNDLAERYPKVVTAATLDNLKDAGFYWATRSGVTVAISDIEVPAAKPQILAGYEERAAKIQGQYDKGLIDDDERRQELIEIWNKATNDIASVMRESLSPMNTINRMVSSGARGNWMQVRQIAGIRGLVANPKGEIIPRPIKSSYREGLSVLEYFIATHGARKGLADTALRTANSGYLTRRLVDVSQDVIVREEDCGTERGLVTPIAVADSNGELVLDENVENSAYARTLAVDVVDSEGNVLAAAGTDCGDVVIDELFKAGITEVKVRSVLTCESSVGTCALCYGRSLATGKTVDIGEAVGIIAAQSIGEPGTQLTMRTFHTGGAVSAGGGDDITQGLPRIQELFEARTPKGVAPIAEAAGRITIEESERQMRLVITPDDGTEEIAYPVLRRSRLLIEDGDHVSVGQKLINGPVDPKQVLRIMGPRAAQKFLVDEVQGVYRSQGIGIHDKHVEVIVRQMLRRVTVIESGESDLLPGELAERSRFEEANRRVVSEGKTPASGRPELMGITKASLATESWLSAASFQETTRVLTQAAMEGKSDPLLGLKENVIIGKLIPAGTGLPRYTEVTVEPTEEAKANLFTGPSAFSDFSYDSLGGDGAPEFHAIPLDDYDLGNDFR; from the coding sequence ATGTCCAGCGAATCCTCCTTCGGCCTCATGCAGATCGGCCTCGCCACCGCGGAAGACATCCGCGGCTGGTCGTACGGCGAGGTTAAGAAGCCGGAAACCATCAACTACCGCACGCTCAAGCCCGAGAAGGACGGCCTCTTCTGCGAGAAGATCTTCGGCCCGTCCCGGGACTGGGAATGCTACTGCGGCAAGTACAAGCGCGTGCGCTTCAAGGGCATTATCTGTGAGCGTTGTGGCGTTGAAGTCACCCGGGCCAAGGTCCGCCGTGAGCGCATGGGCCACATCGAGCTGGCCGCCCCCGTTACGCACATCTGGTACTTCAAGGGTGTTCCGTCCCGCCTGGGCTACCTCCTTGACCTGGCTCCGAAGGACCTCGAAAAGGTCATCTACTTCGCTGCCTACATGATCACCAGCGTCGATGAGGCTGCCCGCCACGAGGAACTGCCCAACCTGCAGGTTGAGCACGACATCGAGAAGAAGCAGCTGATCGACAACCGCGACGGCGACATCGCGGCGATCGCCCGCGACCTCGAAGGCGAAATCGCACGCCTCGAGGGCGAAGGCGCCAAGGCTGCCGACAAGAAGAAGGCCCGCGACTCCGCCGACCGCCAGATGGCCAACGTCCGCAAGCGTGCGGACGCCGACATCGAGCGCCTCGAGCAGGTCTGGGACCGCTTCAAGAACCTCAAGGTCGCCGACCTCGAAGGTGACGAAGGCCTGTACCGCGAACTGCGCGACCGCTACGGCATGTACTTCGAAGGCTCCATGGGTGCCGAAGCCATCAAGAAGCGCCTTGAGAACTTCGACATGCAGGCCGAGTCCGACCTGCTGCGCGACATCATCGCCAACGGCAAGGGCCAGCGCAAGACCCGCGCCCTCAAGCGCCTGAAGGTGGTCAACGCGTTCCTGACCACCAACAACAGCCCGCTTGGCATGGTCCTCGACGCCGTCCCGGTGATCCCGCCGGAACTGCGCCCCATGGTCCAGCTGGACGGTGGCCGCTTCGCGACCTCTGACCTCAACGACCTGTACCGCCGCGTGATCAACCGCAACAACCGCCTCAAGCGCCTGCTTGACCTGGGTGCTCCGGAGATCATCGTCAATAACGAGAAGCGCATGCTTCAGGAAGCTGTTGACAGCCTCTTCGACAACGGCCGCCGCGGCCGCCCGGTCACCGGACCGGGCAACCGTCCGCTGAAGTCCCTGAGCGACATGCTCAAGGGCAAGCAGGGCCGTTTCCGCCAGAACCTCCTCGGCAAGCGCGTCGACTACTCCGGCCGTTCGGTCATCGTCGTCGGCCCGCAGCTGAAGCTGCACCAGTGCGGCCTGCCCAAGCAGATGGCCCTGGAGCTCTTCAAGCCGTTCGTGATGAAGCGCCTGGTTGACCTCAACCACGCCCAGAACATCAAGTCGGCCAAGCGCATGGTTGAGCGCTACCGTCCGCAGGTCTGGGACGTGCTGGAAGAGATCATCACCGAACACCCGGTGCTGCTCAACCGTGCACCTACCCTGCACCGCCTCGGCATCCAGGCGTTCGAGCCGCAGCTTGTTGAAGGCAAGGCAATCCAGCTCCACCCGCTGGTTTGTGGCGCCTTCAACGCCGACTTCGACGGCGACCAGATGGCAGTGCACCTGCCGCTGAGCCCCGAGGCCCAGGCTGAGGCCCGCATCCTGATGCTGTCCTCGAACAACATCCTGAAGCCCTCTGACGGACGTCCGGTCACCCTGCCCTCGCAGGATATGATCATCGGCCTGTACCACCTGACCACCAAGCGTGTCGGTTCAGCTGGCGAAGGCCGGATCTTCGGTTCGGTTTCGGAAGCCATCATGGCGTTCGATGCCCGCGAGCTGCACCTGAACTCGCAGGTCAAGATCCGCCTCGAAGGCTTTGTACCCTACGCGGGCTGGGAAGCTCCGGAAGGCTGGGAGCCGGGTCAGCCCGCTCTCGTCCAGACCTCCCTGGGCCAGGTCCTCTTCAACGAGACCCTGCCCGAGGACTACCCCTGGGTTGAGGCCGTTGCCGACAAGGGCGAACTGTCCCGCATCGTCAACGACCTCGCGGAGCGCTACCCGAAGGTTGTCACGGCGGCAACGCTGGACAACCTGAAGGATGCCGGTTTTTACTGGGCCACCCGCTCGGGCGTCACCGTCGCCATCTCCGACATCGAGGTTCCGGCTGCAAAGCCGCAGATCCTCGCCGGTTACGAGGAGCGCGCTGCCAAGATCCAGGGCCAGTACGACAAGGGCCTGATCGATGACGACGAGCGCCGCCAGGAGCTGATCGAGATCTGGAACAAGGCCACTAACGACATCGCCTCGGTGATGCGTGAAAGCCTGTCCCCGATGAACACCATCAACCGCATGGTGTCCTCCGGTGCACGTGGTAACTGGATGCAGGTCCGCCAGATCGCGGGTATCCGTGGCCTGGTGGCCAACCCGAAGGGTGAGATCATCCCGCGCCCCATCAAGTCCTCCTACCGTGAGGGCCTGTCGGTGCTGGAATACTTCATCGCCACGCACGGTGCCCGTAAGGGCTTGGCCGATACCGCCCTGCGTACCGCCAACTCGGGTTACCTGACCCGTCGTCTGGTGGACGTCTCGCAAGACGTCATCGTCCGTGAAGAGGACTGCGGCACCGAACGCGGCCTGGTCACGCCCATCGCCGTCGCCGACTCCAACGGTGAGCTCGTCCTGGACGAGAACGTCGAGAACAGCGCCTACGCACGTACGCTCGCCGTCGACGTCGTGGACTCCGAGGGCAATGTCCTCGCAGCCGCCGGCACCGACTGCGGCGACGTCGTTATCGATGAGCTCTTCAAGGCAGGCATCACCGAGGTCAAGGTCCGCTCCGTACTCACCTGTGAGTCCAGCGTCGGCACCTGCGCCCTGTGCTACGGCCGTTCGCTGGCCACCGGCAAGACCGTGGACATCGGCGAGGCCGTGGGCATCATCGCCGCACAGTCCATCGGTGAGCCCGGTACCCAGCTGACCATGCGTACGTTCCACACCGGTGGTGCTGTCTCCGCCGGCGGTGGCGACGACATCACCCAGGGTCTGCCCCGTATCCAGGAGCTCTTCGAAGCCCGTACTCCGAAGGGTGTTGCCCCGATTGCTGAAGCAGCCGGCCGCATCACCATCGAAGAGTCCGAGCGCCAGATGCGCCTGGTCATCACCCCGGATGACGGAACGGAAGAGATCGCTTACCCGGTCCTGCGCCGTTCACGCCTGCTGATCGAAGACGGCGACCACGTCTCCGTTGGACAGAAGCTGATCAACGGCCCGGTGGACCCCAAGCAGGTCCTGCGCATCATGGGCCCGCGTGCGGCACAGAAGTTCCTGGTGGACGAAGTCCAGGGCGTGTACCGCAGCCAGGGCATTGGTATCCACGACAAGCACGTCGAGGTTATCGTCCGCCAGATGCTGCGCCGCGTCACGGTCATCGAGTCCGGCGAATCGGACCTGCTGCCCGGCGAGCTCGCCGAGCGCAGCCGGTTCGAGGAAGCGAACCGCCGCGTTGTGTCCGAGGGCAAGACTCCGGCTTCCGGACGTCCTGAACTCATGGGCATCACCAAGGCGTCGCTGGCCACCGAGTCCTGGCTGTCCGCAGCTTCCTTCCAGGAGACCACCCGCGTCCTGACGCAGGCGGCCATGGAAGGCAAGAGCGATCCGCTGCTCGGCCTGAAGGAAAACGTCATCATCGGTAAGCTGATCCCGGCCGGCACGGGCCTCCCGCGCTACACCGAGGTCACCGTGGAGCCCACTGAGGAAGCAAAGGCCAACCTGTTCACCGGCCCCAGCGCATTCAGTGACTTCTCGTACGACAGCCTGGGCGGTGACGGGGCTCCCGAGTTCCATGCCATCCCGCTGGATGACTACGACCTGGGCAACGACTTCCGGTAA